From one Rhodospirillaceae bacterium genomic stretch:
- a CDS encoding C4-dicarboxylate ABC transporter substrate-binding protein, with translation MFLFSCGLVLLIGTLQSLRKWSVNPLITIVENYNRIFALVGAWAISLLIAAMVIEVVSRYFLGSPTQWAYEMSYMLMGTSFMLGIAYCMQMRRHVRVDFFYDRASPKKKAVIDIAGYCVFIPMVLWLSAGLWDYFYQAYRVNELSGESAWNPIIWPFKFTFVVGFLLLLLQTTVEILKCLLVLTQASSPEPKSMDAR, from the coding sequence ATGTTTCTCTTCAGTTGCGGATTGGTTTTACTAATTGGAACCCTGCAGTCGTTAAGAAAATGGAGTGTTAACCCACTTATCACGATAGTAGAAAATTATAATAGGATTTTCGCCCTCGTAGGTGCATGGGCAATTAGTCTGTTGATAGCTGCTATGGTCATAGAGGTAGTATCACGGTATTTTCTGGGCTCTCCTACTCAATGGGCCTACGAAATGTCCTACATGCTAATGGGAACATCCTTTATGTTGGGCATAGCCTATTGCATGCAAATGAGGCGACATGTCAGGGTAGATTTTTTTTACGATAGGGCATCACCGAAAAAGAAAGCAGTTATTGATATTGCTGGGTACTGCGTATTTATCCCAATGGTTTTGTGGCTTTCCGCTGGGCTCTGGGACTATTTTTATCAAGCCTATCGGGTTAATGAATTGTCTGGGGAATCGGCCTGGAATCCTATTATTTGGCCCTTCAAATTCACTTTTGTGGTGGGTTTTTTGCTGCTCTTACTGCAAACAACAGTTGAAATACTTAAGTGCCTTTTGGTTCTCACACAGGCGAGTAGTCCTGAGCCCAAATCTATGGACGCGAGGTAG
- a CDS encoding nitroreductase codes for MELYDVMRTTFAAREYTGEGIPEEVLYEILDNARFAPSGGNRQGNHVIIIRDQETREKLVEILEPPAKKYHAQVKAGENPWNSVSQTNVSAAEIARTPPPTRLMEPYKKASCLLAIALDLRVVASMDQYLDRVGIISGASIYPFVWNILMAARQAGFGGTITTLAAAEEPTVQMLLELPNYVAIAAIIPLGKPVKQLTKLKRRPVEEITTYDTFQGPKFSKP; via the coding sequence ATGGAATTATATGATGTAATGCGTACTACCTTCGCCGCTCGCGAATATACGGGCGAAGGTATACCCGAAGAAGTACTTTATGAAATATTGGATAATGCCCGTTTCGCACCTAGCGGGGGAAACCGCCAAGGGAACCACGTTATAATCATACGCGACCAGGAAACACGAGAAAAATTAGTAGAAATTCTGGAGCCTCCAGCGAAGAAGTATCACGCCCAAGTGAAAGCGGGCGAGAATCCCTGGAACAGTGTATCGCAAACAAATGTAAGTGCTGCTGAAATTGCTCGAACACCTCCACCAACTAGACTTATGGAGCCATATAAAAAGGCGTCTTGTCTCCTAGCGATAGCTCTCGACCTCAGAGTGGTTGCTTCAATGGACCAATACCTGGATCGCGTTGGAATAATAAGTGGAGCATCCATTTATCCATTCGTATGGAATATCCTCATGGCCGCCCGCCAAGCAGGTTTCGGAGGGACGATTACTACATTGGCCGCCGCCGAAGAGCCTACGGTCCAAATGCTTCTTGAGCTTCCCAATTACGTTGCAATTGCTGCAATAATTCCACTGGGAAAACCAGTGAAGCAACTAACAAAGCTAAAACGTCGACCTGTTGAAGAAATCACAACGTACGATACCTTCCAAGGCCCAAAGTTCTCAAAACCTTAG
- a CDS encoding carbon monoxide dehydrogenase: MTVKNRGTGVGGSVPRKEDRRFLNGSGRFVGDIALSRMEEVAFIRSPFAHGLINNIEIPDSLRHSVYCAKDLVGTKPIRAVSNLKGFKPSDQPLLALEKVCYVGELIAACLGATRAEAEDKVDEIYADIEPLPVIVDMLDARKPDAPLIHEDWGDNVFLETQISVGQPEPLLSAPIKVNRKLRMSRQCMAPLEGRGVVAQWDSRLEQLTVHTSTQMPHIVRSGLSECLGLDESSIRVISPDVGGGFGYKGLLLPEEVIVCWLALKRGNPVRWLEDRREALTAAANAREHYYDITLCANQEGEVLSLDAQVHVDAGAYSAYPFTACLEAAQVASILPGPYNIPNYNCKTWSVATNKCGILPYRGVARTGVCYALESMLDLVARSVGKEPFEIRLLNLVKPDQMPFNNITNKHFDSGDYPACLRKAVEAIDLGSVRRQQRGAGATGPMIGAGLSIYNEQAAHGTAVYSGWGIPMIPGYEQAFARFSPDGELEVRVGIQCHGQGTETSLAQIAHEILGLDIASIRIVHGDTALSPYSTGTWGSRVIVMAGGAVARACEELSARLCKIGAHLMQSKVSDTYIENGMVKTPTRQISIQEVCQTWYRRPQDLPNDVDPGGLEVTAGYKMERDDGTFSYAAHAVVVSIDPELGSVDLLKYVIVEDGGKLINPMIVDGQVYGGAAQGIGTALYEEMPFDENGQPMASTLAEYILPGATEVPDIEVQHMETRSPYSKFGQKGIGEGGAIGSVAAISSAVNDALNPLGVEITETPITPRRILEAIAMAKQDGTPDS, encoded by the coding sequence ATGACAGTGAAGAATAGAGGGACAGGTGTAGGCGGATCGGTTCCTAGAAAAGAAGACAGGAGATTCCTAAACGGAAGTGGGAGGTTCGTAGGTGATATAGCACTATCACGTATGGAAGAGGTTGCTTTTATTCGTAGTCCATTTGCGCACGGGCTTATAAATAACATTGAAATTCCGGATAGCCTTCGCCATTCAGTATACTGTGCGAAGGATCTTGTCGGCACCAAACCTATTCGAGCTGTTTCTAACCTGAAGGGTTTTAAGCCTTCCGACCAACCTTTGTTGGCCTTGGAAAAGGTGTGCTACGTGGGTGAATTAATCGCTGCGTGTCTTGGAGCTACACGGGCTGAAGCGGAGGATAAGGTGGATGAGATCTATGCCGATATAGAGCCGTTACCGGTCATCGTGGATATGTTGGATGCTCGTAAGCCGGATGCGCCTTTAATACATGAAGATTGGGGAGATAATGTTTTCTTGGAGACCCAGATATCGGTGGGGCAGCCAGAACCCCTCTTATCAGCTCCAATTAAAGTGAATCGAAAATTGAGAATGTCGCGCCAGTGCATGGCTCCGTTAGAAGGGCGAGGCGTGGTAGCACAGTGGGATAGTCGACTAGAGCAACTCACTGTGCACACATCAACTCAGATGCCGCACATAGTTCGTTCGGGTTTGTCTGAGTGCCTGGGTCTAGATGAATCATCAATTCGGGTGATCTCTCCAGACGTTGGTGGGGGATTTGGATACAAGGGTTTGTTGTTGCCTGAAGAGGTGATCGTTTGTTGGTTGGCATTAAAGCGTGGAAACCCGGTTCGTTGGTTGGAAGACCGTCGTGAGGCCCTGACAGCCGCTGCAAATGCCAGGGAACATTATTATGACATAACCTTATGCGCAAATCAGGAGGGGGAAGTGCTCTCGTTGGATGCTCAGGTACATGTAGATGCTGGCGCCTATTCTGCGTATCCGTTTACAGCTTGTCTCGAGGCAGCGCAGGTCGCTAGCATTTTGCCAGGCCCATATAATATTCCTAATTACAATTGTAAGACTTGGTCTGTGGCAACCAATAAATGCGGTATTTTGCCATATCGGGGAGTGGCTCGGACGGGAGTGTGTTATGCGTTAGAATCTATGCTTGATTTGGTTGCGCGCTCAGTGGGAAAGGAGCCGTTCGAAATACGACTCCTGAACCTGGTGAAACCAGATCAAATGCCTTTTAACAATATTACCAATAAACATTTCGATAGTGGAGACTATCCTGCCTGTCTTCGAAAGGCGGTAGAGGCAATTGATCTTGGTTCCGTTCGGAGGCAACAGAGAGGTGCCGGCGCAACAGGACCTATGATAGGAGCCGGTCTCAGTATCTATAATGAGCAGGCGGCTCACGGAACGGCAGTTTACTCGGGTTGGGGTATTCCTATGATCCCAGGTTATGAACAGGCGTTTGCCCGATTTAGCCCCGATGGGGAGTTGGAGGTTCGGGTTGGAATTCAGTGTCATGGTCAAGGAACAGAAACTAGTCTTGCACAAATTGCTCACGAGATATTGGGTCTGGATATTGCATCTATTAGGATCGTGCATGGAGACACGGCTTTGTCCCCATATTCAACTGGCACTTGGGGGTCCAGAGTTATAGTCATGGCTGGGGGCGCGGTAGCACGTGCCTGCGAAGAATTGTCTGCGCGACTTTGTAAAATTGGGGCCCATTTGATGCAAAGCAAGGTCTCGGATACGTATATAGAAAATGGCATGGTGAAGACCCCAACTCGTCAAATATCCATACAAGAGGTTTGTCAAACTTGGTATCGTCGGCCACAAGATTTGCCGAACGATGTGGACCCTGGTGGCCTTGAGGTTACTGCAGGGTATAAGATGGAGAGGGATGATGGAACCTTCTCTTACGCGGCCCACGCGGTAGTAGTGTCCATAGATCCTGAACTGGGAAGCGTGGATTTACTAAAATATGTTATTGTTGAGGATGGTGGAAAGTTAATCAACCCTATGATTGTCGATGGACAAGTCTACGGGGGTGCGGCACAAGGAATAGGAACAGCACTTTATGAGGAGATGCCGTTTGATGAAAACGGCCAGCCCATGGCATCGACACTTGCGGAATATATATTGCCTGGTGCTACGGAAGTCCCGGATATTGAAGTGCAACATATGGAAACACGATCACCATACTCAAAGTTTGGTCAAAAAGGCATAGGGGAAGGGGGTGCTATTGGATCTGTGGCCGCTATTTCCAGCGCTGTAAATGATGCTCTGAATCCCCTAGGTGTTGAAATAACTGAGACCCCTATTACCCCAAGAAGGATCTTAGAGGCGATCGCTATGGCTAAACAAGATGGGACACCGGACTCTTGA
- a CDS encoding phosphohydrolase — protein MWRNSLNDLLVVARAFNFASQRHSKQRRKGEAQEPYINHLAEVALLVTEATKGKDPNLVAAALLHDTIEDTDTTCEELAICFNDDIANLVNEVTDDKTLRKEERKKLQITNASKKTQRAKILKVADKTSNLRSITKSPPKNWDSLRKAEYIDWAMRVVAGLGDVPRELKGHFDTAVEKARNSV, from the coding sequence ATATGGAGAAATTCGTTGAATGACCTACTTGTAGTCGCCCGCGCTTTCAATTTTGCTTCTCAACGGCACTCCAAACAGAGAAGAAAAGGTGAGGCCCAAGAACCCTACATTAACCACTTAGCTGAAGTAGCCCTGCTGGTGACAGAGGCAACAAAAGGCAAAGACCCTAATTTGGTTGCCGCAGCCCTACTCCACGATACGATAGAAGATACAGACACCACATGTGAAGAATTAGCTATCTGCTTTAATGACGATATAGCAAACCTGGTAAACGAAGTCACTGATGACAAAACCCTTCGCAAAGAAGAGAGAAAGAAGTTACAGATCACCAATGCTTCCAAGAAAACTCAGCGTGCAAAAATCCTTAAAGTAGCCGACAAAACATCTAATTTGCGTTCCATAACTAAAAGCCCTCCAAAAAATTGGGACTCGTTGCGGAAGGCCGAATATATTGATTGGGCAATGCGAGTTGTTGCTGGCCTTGGCGATGTCCCAAGAGAGTTGAAGGGTCACTTTGACACCGCAGTTGAGAAGGCGCGAAACTCAGTTTAA
- a CDS encoding class II aldolase has protein sequence MASVVNKNSVENFPREDAEWELRVQLAAAYRLVDYFGWTELIFGHLTARVPGREPHFLINPYGLSYDEVKASNLVKIDIDGNIIGESEYPINKAGFVIHSAVHMAHSTENKCVMHTHTRAGMAVAAIEEGLQSISMVSTGFHNRISYHDYEGISLYEDERARLLENLGENKAMILRNHGLLVVGGSVAETFIRLYRLERACQIQLDASAAGTLNILPGQIADKSGREMDQFSELETEDGMGTIEFAALRRKLDRIDPSYKN, from the coding sequence ATGGCTTCTGTTGTAAACAAAAATAGCGTAGAGAATTTTCCAAGAGAAGACGCGGAATGGGAGTTGCGAGTACAATTGGCAGCTGCTTACCGACTTGTAGATTACTTTGGCTGGACCGAGCTAATTTTTGGCCATTTGACAGCTAGGGTTCCAGGGCGAGAGCCTCACTTCCTGATAAACCCGTACGGGCTATCCTACGACGAAGTAAAAGCTTCGAACTTGGTCAAAATTGATATTGATGGAAATATTATTGGAGAATCAGAATATCCGATCAATAAAGCTGGGTTTGTTATCCATTCTGCCGTCCATATGGCCCATTCGACGGAAAATAAATGCGTCATGCACACCCATACCAGAGCGGGGATGGCGGTAGCAGCAATTGAGGAGGGCCTCCAATCTATTTCCATGGTATCCACAGGATTTCACAATCGGATCTCTTATCACGACTACGAAGGCATAAGTCTGTACGAGGACGAACGAGCNCGACTTCTTGAAAACCTCGGAGAAAACAAAGCAATGATTCTACGAAACCATGGGCTACTCGTTGTTGGAGGAAGCGTTGCCGAGACGTTTATTCGCCTCTACCGCCTCGAAAGAGCATGCCAAATCCAACTTGATGCCTCCGCAGCTGGCACCCTAAATATTTTACCCGGCCAAATAGCAGACAAATCCGGCCGGGAAATGGATCAATTCTCAGAGCTTGAAACAGAAGATGGCATGGGCACGATAGAATTTGCCGCCCTGAGGCGCAAATTGGATAGGATAGACCCCAGTTACAAGAACTAG
- a CDS encoding (2Fe-2S)-binding protein: protein MSNHNISLHVNGCKVEASVEARQSLADFLRENLALTGTHLGCEHGICGACTVFINGVPARSCIARAVSCEGDEIKTIEGFVDDPWMEAIREKFSSEHALQCGFCTPGMLVTAYDITKRIPDADEARIRLELSGNLCRCTGYKGIVNAIKGVLKDQKDVL, encoded by the coding sequence TTGAGCAATCACAATATTAGTCTCCATGTAAACGGGTGTAAGGTTGAGGCCAGTGTAGAGGCACGCCAGAGCCTTGCTGACTTCTTGCGGGAAAATTTGGCGCTTACGGGAACGCACCTCGGATGCGAGCACGGTATTTGTGGTGCCTGTACAGTGTTTATTAATGGTGTTCCAGCGCGCTCGTGTATTGCGCGAGCTGTTTCCTGTGAGGGAGACGAGATAAAGACAATTGAGGGCTTTGTGGATGATCCATGGATGGAAGCAATCAGGGAAAAATTTTCATCCGAACACGCCTTGCAATGCGGTTTCTGTACTCCGGGAATGTTAGTAACTGCATACGATATTACGAAGCGAATTCCTGATGCAGATGAAGCGCGAATAAGACTGGAGCTTTCGGGGAACCTTTGCCGGTGTACTGGATATAAAGGGATAGTGAATGCAATAAAGGGTGTCTTGAAGGATCAGAAGGATGTTTTATGA
- a CDS encoding C4-dicarboxylate ABC transporter permease gives MGVSLALWMFPALMVMIFFGFPVAFSLFSVAFVFGAIAFNFSLPAVNLFTQVIDSVASNSILAAVPLFILMGSLFERSGIAERLFEAIHLWTRRLPGGLAVGTVILCVIFAASSGVVGATESVVGLLAIPVMLRYAYDKGLIAGTICAGGSLGTIIPPSVVVIVLGPVADVDVGGLFMGMLFPGLILAALYIIYILVRCSICPEDGRRLPPDENEPPLGRKLWITAEALLPPLTLIFAVLGTIILGWATPTEAAAMGAFGTIVLTLVYGRFSFSVFKEALVRTLLVTAMILTILVAGNMFANVFTISGGLIGTQHLVEAAELSGWTTLFILLLLAFIAGFVLDLISIILIIIPIAIPLIEKIEFYGMDPSQVKSWFCVLFLIVIQTSYLTPPMAPAIFYLRGISPPEIKLSHMYKGVMPFIALEVIALALVILFPGLALWLPEQMWALSRH, from the coding sequence ATGGGTGTCAGTCTAGCGTTATGGATGTTTCCTGCTCTGATGGTCATGATTTTTTTTGGCTTTCCTGTAGCGTTCTCTCTGTTTTCAGTGGCATTCGTTTTTGGTGCAATAGCCTTTAATTTTTCCCTCCCGGCCGTCAATCTTTTCACTCAAGTCATCGATTCGGTGGCCTCGAACTCTATTCTTGCCGCGGTTCCACTTTTTATATTGATGGGGTCATTATTTGAACGCTCAGGCATTGCAGAGCGTTTGTTTGAGGCAATCCACCTTTGGACCCGGAGACTTCCCGGTGGCTTAGCGGTTGGGACTGTCATTTTGTGTGTGATCTTTGCTGCTTCCAGCGGTGTCGTAGGTGCTACCGAGTCAGTTGTAGGCTTGTTAGCTATCCCGGTAATGCTCCGATATGCCTATGATAAGGGTTTGATAGCAGGAACAATTTGTGCGGGTGGTTCTCTTGGAACAATCATTCCTCCTTCGGTTGTGGTGATAGTTCTTGGTCCTGTCGCAGACGTTGATGTGGGCGGTCTATTTATGGGAATGCTATTTCCTGGCCTAATTTTGGCGGCCCTGTACATTATTTACATACTAGTTCGGTGTAGTATTTGTCCTGAAGACGGGCGCAGACTTCCGCCTGATGAGAACGAACCTCCTTTGGGCCGTAAATTGTGGATAACCGCTGAGGCATTATTGCCCCCGTTAACCCTAATCTTTGCAGTTTTAGGTACAATTATATTGGGGTGGGCAACCCCCACTGAAGCAGCGGCTATGGGTGCTTTTGGAACAATTGTCTTAACACTAGTGTATGGGCGCTTTAGTTTCTCAGTATTCAAAGAAGCCTTAGTTCGCACGCTTTTGGTTACTGCAATGATTCTAACTATCCTTGTTGCAGGAAATATGTTTGCCAATGTGTTCACGATTTCTGGCGGCTTGATTGGCACTCAACATCTAGTAGAGGCAGCGGAGCTCTCCGGTTGGACCACTTTGTTTATACTGTTATTATTGGCATTCATAGCTGGTTTTGTTTTGGACCTAATTTCAATAATTTTAATTATTATACCGATTGCCATTCCGCTTATAGAAAAAATTGAATTTTATGGGATGGATCCCTCGCAGGTCAAAAGTTGGTTTTGTGTATTGTTTCTTATAGTAATACAGACTAGTTATCTGACGCCTCCGATGGCACCTGCTATCTTTTATTTGAGAGGGATAAGTCCGCCTGAAATTAAGCTGTCACATATGTACAAAGGTGTCATGCCATTTATCGCCCTAGAAGTTATCGCGTTGGCTTTAGTCATTCTTTTTCCGGGATTGGCGTTATGGTTACCTGAGCAGATGTGGGCGCTCTCACGACATTAG
- a CDS encoding carboxymethylenebutenolidase, producing MGNMTKFNRPDGGQTNGYLSTSTGNKGGVVIIQEWWGLNDQICGVADRFARAGYNALAPDLYKGRVTQDPDEAGHMMNGLDFPGATHQDIRGAARHLLDTSSKVAVMGFCMGGALTLASAVHVPECSAGICFYGIPPDEFASPKDIRVPFQGHFANQDDWCTPAAVDELENTLQQAKVGHSIFRYDAAHAFFNEQSDAYNVAAQRDSWARATNFLEETL from the coding sequence ATGGGCAATATGACTAAGTTTAATCGACCGGATGGAGGCCAAACGAATGGTTATTTGTCCACTTCAACAGGCAACAAAGGTGGTGTTGTTATCATTCAGGAATGGTGGGGCCTCAACGACCAAATTTGCGGGGTAGCCGACCGTTTTGCTAGAGCAGGTTACAACGCTCTAGCCCCAGATTTATATAAAGGTCGGGTAACACAGGACCCCGATGAAGCCGGCCACATGATGAACGGGCTTGACTTCCCAGGAGCAACCCACCAGGACATTCGCGGGGCTGCCCGACACCTTTTGGACACCAGCTCGAAGGTAGCCGTTATGGGGTTTTGCATGGGAGGAGCCCTGACGCTCGCCAGCGCTGTCCATGTACCGGAATGTTCTGCAGGAATTTGTTTTTATGGCATTCCCCCCGATGAATTTGCTTCTCCGAAAGATATTAGGGTCCCGTTTCAAGGTCATTTTGCCAACCAAGATGATTGGTGCACTCCTGCCGCTGTTGATGAATTAGAAAATACACTCCAGCAGGCCAAAGTAGGGCATAGCATTTTTCGGTACGATGCAGCGCACGCCTTTTTTAATGAACAAAGTGATGCCTATAATGTGGCAGCACAACGCGATTCTTGGGCCCGAGCAACTAATTTCCTAGAAGAAACTCTCTAA
- a CDS encoding carbon monoxide dehydrogenase: MKATAFEYHRMSTVEEALAVLAERDGYGKVLAGGQSLGPMMNLRLVRPDFLVDIGGVRSLTEVTSDSGIIRIGARVTHSAIEDGIIPGPTGVFLSEVAHGIAYRAIRNRGTLGGSLVHADPAADWLSVLIVLDASVVVVDQGGETSIKVKDFIVGPFTTGLGDKSLVSRIEFKELTGKAKWSYLKSSRKPGEFADAISICLRDESEGIFRITAGAMDVTPKMVDCNLSESNEEKIESLISHRKGYQKGLHYTLLQRSIHEAGN, encoded by the coding sequence TTGAAAGCTACAGCATTTGAGTATCATCGTATGAGCACTGTTGAGGAGGCGTTAGCGGTACTTGCAGAAAGGGATGGCTACGGAAAAGTGCTGGCAGGTGGGCAGTCACTTGGCCCAATGATGAATTTACGCTTGGTTAGGCCAGACTTTTTAGTTGATATAGGTGGAGTTAGATCTTTAACGGAAGTTACTTCAGATAGTGGAATCATTCGGATTGGGGCACGTGTTACTCACTCAGCGATTGAAGATGGGATTATTCCGGGACCCACTGGAGTATTTTTATCTGAAGTTGCTCATGGAATTGCCTACCGCGCTATCCGAAATCGTGGAACTTTGGGAGGTAGCCTGGTACATGCAGACCCAGCTGCCGATTGGCTCTCGGTACTGATTGTTCTAGATGCAAGTGTTGTGGTGGTAGATCAAGGCGGAGAGACTTCCATTAAAGTTAAGGATTTTATTGTAGGTCCATTTACGACTGGATTAGGGGATAAATCGTTAGTAAGTCGTATTGAGTTCAAAGAACTAACAGGAAAGGCTAAATGGAGTTATTTAAAGTCATCTAGAAAACCGGGTGAATTTGCTGATGCCATATCTATTTGTTTGAGAGATGAAAGCGAAGGAATTTTTCGAATTACGGCTGGCGCTATGGACGTAACTCCTAAAATGGTTGACTGTAACCTTTCGGAGTCAAATGAGGAGAAGATTGAGTCATTAATTTCTCATCGAAAGGGGTATCAGAAAGGCCTGCATTACACCCTATTGCAACGGTCAATCCATGAGGCGGGAAATTGA
- a CDS encoding amidohydrolase/deacetylase family metallohydrolase: MTITDDRSPKYDVVLTGGRVIDPSNRLDEIADIAVRDGKIAALGQSIAVRTDQHTVDVNGHLVLPGLIDTHAHIFRHVTGGFGLPADLVGVNSGVTTLVDQGGPSCITLPAFREYIDKPSETQILAFLSCYVIGGLEGHYYSDLYGPQCVDVDATVKAIQKNRDIIRGVKAHAEIGGYSRWGDKVVRLAKEIASQASVPLYIHLGQLWPLVEKDSPTGGDHILPYLADLAEPGDVLAHPFTRHPGGFVADDGKVHPIVEDMIAKGVKVDIGHGSHFSFDVARRVLDAGIMPDTLGADMHGYNTKIKNSSPDDEGHLFGGNIPFGLCSAMTELLALGLTLEEIVPMVTSAPAQMLGIEAPRVGLGVGSSADISVLKDSRGRWRLSDNDGVKMVSDRLLEPKFCFLSGKKFEANASIIPVPEEI, translated from the coding sequence ATGACAATCACAGACGACCGTAGTCCAAAGTATGACGTGGTCCTAACAGGCGGGAGGGTTATAGATCCCAGCAACCGGTTGGATGAAATCGCTGACATAGCAGTGAGGGATGGGAAAATTGCGGCACTGGGTCAGTCGATTGCTGTGCGAACTGATCAACATACTGTAGACGTGAATGGCCATTTAGTCCTGCCCGGCTTGATTGACACGCACGCTCATATATTTAGGCACGTCACCGGTGGTTTTGGGCTTCCTGCAGATTTAGTCGGGGTGAATTCGGGTGTGACAACCTTGGTCGATCAAGGGGGCCCGAGCTGCATCACTCTGCCTGCATTTCGAGAGTACATAGATAAGCCTTCAGAAACACAAATTTTGGCCTTTCTTTCATGTTATGTAATTGGAGGTTTAGAAGGCCATTACTATAGCGATCTTTACGGACCCCAGTGCGTTGATGTTGACGCAACGGTGAAGGCAATTCAAAAGAACAGGGATATTATTCGGGGAGTCAAAGCTCATGCGGAGATTGGGGGCTATTCGCGGTGGGGAGATAAGGTTGTCAGGTTGGCGAAAGAAATTGCGAGCCAGGCTTCGGTGCCACTATACATCCACTTAGGGCAGTTATGGCCGCTAGTGGAAAAAGACAGTCCGACAGGCGGCGATCATATTTTACCATATCTGGCGGATCTTGCTGAACCAGGAGATGTTTTGGCGCATCCATTCACTCGCCATCCCGGAGGATTTGTTGCCGATGATGGGAAAGTCCACCCTATTGTTGAAGATATGATTGCAAAAGGTGTCAAAGTAGATATTGGGCATGGCTCACATTTTAGTTTTGACGTAGCGAGGCGTGTATTGGATGCGGGAATAATGCCGGACACGTTAGGCGCAGACATGCACGGTTATAACACTAAGATTAAAAATAGTTCGCCTGACGATGAAGGGCACCTGTTTGGCGGTAATATACCATTTGGTTTGTGTTCTGCGATGACTGAACTCCTGGCATTGGGTCTAACACTCGAGGAAATCGTGCCTATGGTAACCTCTGCTCCAGCCCAGATGTTGGGTATAGAGGCGCCAAGAGTTGGTTTGGGAGTAGGGTCTAGTGCAGATATTTCTGTGTTGAAAGATTCTCGGGGACGATGGCGGCTGAGTGATAATGATGGAGTGAAAATGGTTAGTGACCGCCTTTTAGAGCCAAAATTTTGTTTTCTAAGCGGTAAAAAGTTTGAGGCTAATGCTTCAATTATCCCGGTGCCGGAAGAAATATGA
- a CDS encoding LLM class F420-dependent oxidoreductase, with protein MDIGVYFFSTAYSIGIEELAVELEERGFESMLIPEHTHIPASRRTPWPGGGDLPKEYYNTYDPFVALSFAAAATKRLKIGTGICLLPQRDPIVTAKSVASLDELSGGRVIFGIGGGWNVDEMENHGAKYSSRFKLLRENVLAMKQLWTEEQAEFHGEFVDFDPAFCWPKPLQTPHPPIILGGETDYTLKRVVEFCDGWLPRPRADIKDGMKRLRRIADEGERDLETISVTVFGAPPKLEKLEQYREMGVNRALLQIPTQDRESCLRVLDSYMPLL; from the coding sequence ATGGATATCGGGGTATATTTCTTTTCAACGGCTTACTCTATTGGAATAGAGGAGTTAGCAGTAGAGCTGGAAGAGCGTGGCTTCGAATCTATGCTGATCCCTGAGCATACTCATATCCCGGCGAGTCGCAGGACACCTTGGCCGGGAGGGGGTGACTTGCCTAAGGAGTATTACAATACCTATGACCCATTTGTTGCGCTTTCCTTTGCCGCGGCGGCTACAAAAAGGCTAAAAATTGGAACAGGAATATGTCTGCTTCCCCAGAGAGATCCGATAGTCACAGCTAAATCTGTAGCAAGTCTGGATGAACTTTCCGGCGGTCGAGTAATTTTTGGTATCGGTGGTGGCTGGAATGTAGATGAGATGGAGAACCATGGTGCCAAATATTCCAGCCGATTTAAGCTGTTGCGTGAGAATGTCTTGGCGATGAAGCAATTATGGACAGAGGAACAGGCCGAGTTCCATGGGGAATTCGTTGACTTTGATCCTGCATTTTGTTGGCCAAAGCCGCTACAGACACCGCATCCACCGATAATTTTGGGGGGAGAAACAGATTACACCTTGAAACGGGTTGTCGAATTTTGTGATGGGTGGCTTCCTCGTCCGCGTGCCGATATAAAAGATGGAATGAAACGTTTGCGCCGTATTGCTGATGAGGGAGAGAGAGATTTAGAAACTATCTCTGTGACAGTATTTGGGGCGCCCCCGAAACTGGAGAAGTTGGAGCAATATAGGGAAATGGGAGTGAACCGGGCCTTGCTGCAAATCCCGACGCAAGACAGAGAGTCGTGTCTAAGAGTATTAGATAGTTATATGCCTTTATTGTAG